One window from the genome of Larus michahellis chromosome 23, bLarMic1.1, whole genome shotgun sequence encodes:
- the LOC141734222 gene encoding scaffold attachment factor B2-like isoform X4, whose amino-acid sequence MAESQSAAGQGEPASVGGSGVSSSESENRRRLSELRVIDLRAELKRRNLDSSGNKSVLTERLRKAIEEEGGNPDEIPVVSENIMKKTPKRSSKGRRPDEEGVEDNGLEEDSGDGQEDIEASLDNLQDIDMMDISVLDEAEIDNGNAVDCGEDYSADNILDSLSDSKENADAEVKELPDQPTEYAMGNLEASPQFSEIKEESREIPIVMVEVEDVGNSLGASSSDLTVIKELGELPLEPENEKILDILGETCKSEPLNEETYEAERPHAQEASNVVPGKRLAEEEDALAATQLEEDALDLDSKSAQAMARKEAKRLVVAKGETREQTIEEEKPDSESLVVETLSDQSSKRSQGLEASSGETAEKGAGPEGQDSKEDGKKTEDKANSEESPATKESSSSEGGDQKKSPVEEDRDTKIISKDDKGRAGSGSGRNLWVSGLSSSTRATDLKNLFSKYGKVVGAKVVTNARSPGARCYGFVTMSTSEEATKCINHLHRTELHGKMISVEKAKNEPAGKKPSDKKEGETRKEKDKHHSAESKSENLGLAATLNRAYKYALASAQQHGRSVGTKKEEKTDKKDDAKKSEKDGKDEKEGKEKDEQKAGSSDRSRASKSVSRGTERTVVMDKSKGEPVISVKTSTSKERSTKSQDRKSESKEKQDILSFDKIKEQRERERQRQREREIRETERRRERERREREQRLQAIHERDERQRLQRERERLEFQRQRLDRERLERERLERERMHIEQERRREQERIQREREELRRQQEQLRYEQERRSAMRRPYDPDGRRDDPYWPEAKRMAMDDRYHSEFSRQDRFHDFDHRDRGRYQDHCLDRRDGSRGIPDRDGQVGYTQITASVKKPNKLTPKRKEHSVHAAWFLNATTTGFKLSRCSSSN is encoded by the exons ATGGCGGAGAGTCAGTCAGCGGCCGGGCAGGGAGAACCTGCCTCCGTGGGTGGGTCGGGAGTCTCCAGTTCGGAGTCGGAAAACCGGCGGCGGCTGAGCGAGCTGCGCGTCATAGACTTGCGGGCGGAACTCAAGCGCCGCAATTTGGACAGCAGCGGGAACAAGAGCGTCCTGACGGAGCGGCTCAGGAAG GCTAttgaggaggaaggggggaatcCTGATGAAATTCCAGTAGTTTCAGAAAATATCATGAAGAAAACTcccaaaagaagcagcaaag GACGTAGACCAGATGAAGAGGGAGTAGAAGATAATGGCCTGGAAGAGGATTCGGGAGATGGACAG gagGATATTGAAGCAAGTTTGGATAACTTGCAGGATATTGACATGATGGATATTAGTGTGTTAGATGAAGCTGAAATAGATAATGGCAATGCGGTAGATTGCGGAGAGGATTACAGTGCTGATAATATTCTTGACTCACTGTCTGATAGTAAAGAAAATGCTGATGCAGAAGTGAAAGAACTTCCAGATCAGCCTACAGAATATGCTATGGGTAACTTGGAGGCATCCCCACAATTCTCAGAAATTAAAGAAGAATCAAGAGAAATACCAATAGTGATG gTAGAGGTTGAAGATGTTGGAAACAGTTTAGGTGCTTCTTCGTCTGATTTAACCGTAATAAAG GAACTTGGAGAGTTACCTTTGGAGCCAG aaaatgagaaaatactcgACATTTTGGGGGAAACTTGTAAATCTGAACCACTTAACGAAGAAACTTACGAAGCGGAGCGGCCACATGCACAGGAAGCAAGTAACGTGGTGCCAGGCAAGAGGCTAGCAGAGGAAGAGGACGCTCTTGCTGCCACTCAGTTGGAGGAAGATGCTTTAGATTTGGACAGCAAATCAGCACAAGCTATGGCAAGGAAGGAAGCAAAGCGTTTAGTTGTAGCAAAAGGGGAGACAAGGGAACAGACAATAGAGGAAGAGAAACCGGACTCTGAATCTTTAGTAGTAGAGACCCTAAGCGATCAGAGTAGCAAACGCTCCCAAGGCCTGGAAGCCTCTAGTGGGGAAACAGCGGAGAAAGGCGCAGGTCCCGAAGGCCAAGATAGCAAAGAAGAtggcaagaaaacagaagacaaagctaATTCTGAGGAATCCCCTGCCACTAAAGAGTCCTCAAGCAGTGAGGGCGGTGATCAGaaaaagag CCCTGTTGAGGAGGACAGAGATACAAAGATAATCTCAAAGGATGATAAAg GCCGCGCGGGTAGTGGTTCTGGCAGGAATTTGTGGGTTAGTGGACTTTCATCCTCTACTAGAGCTACAGACTTGAAGAATCTTTTCAGCAAGTATGGGAAG gtgGTTGGTGCAAAAGTAGTGACAAATGCTCGCAGTCCTGGTGCTCGCTGTTACGGCTTTGTTACGATGTCAACATCTGAAGAAGCCACTAAGTGCATTAATCATCTCCACAGAACAGAGCTGCATGGAAAAATGATTTCTGTGGAAAAG GCAAAAAATGAACCAGCTGGAAAAAAGCCGTCAGACAAAAAGGAAGGtgaaacaaggaaggaaaaagacaagcATCATTCTGCAGAGTCCAAATCTGAGAA CTTAGGATTGGCTGCTACACTTAATCGTGCATACAAGTATGCATTGGCTTCTGCACAGCAGCATGGAAG GTCTGTTGGTACTAAGAAGGAGGAGAAGACTGATAAAAAAGATGATGctaagaaatcagaaaaagatggaaaagatgaaaaagaaggaaaagagaaagatgaacaAAAGGCCGGATCCTCTGATAGATCTAGGGCAAGCAAATCAG tGAGTCGAGGAACTGAGAGGACAGTGGTAATGGATAAATCTAAAGGAGAACCAGTTATTAGCGTGAAAACTTCTACATCAAAAGAGAGG AGTACAAAAAGCCAAGATCGCAAATCTGAGAGCAAAGAGAAGCAAGATATTTTATCGTTTGATAAAATCAAAGAGCAGCGAGAACGTGAACGTCAGAGACAGAGGGAACGAGAAATCAGGGAAACGGAAAGACGCCG agagagagagaggcgaGAACGAGAACAACGTCTTCAAGCTATTCATGAGCGGGATGAAAGACAGAGGCTCCAGAGAGAGCGAGAGCGACTTGAATTTCAAAGGCAGCGTCTTGACAGAGAGCGCTTGGAGAGGGAGAGattggagagagaaagaatgCACATAGAGCAGGAACGGAGACGAGAACAGGAACGAATTCAGCGGGAGAGGGAAGAGCTGCGACGTCAGCAGGAACAGCTGCGCTACGAACAAGAACGGCGATCTGCCATGAGAAGGCCTTATGATCCTGACGGCAG GCGAGATGACCCATACTGGCCAGAGGCAAAGCGAATGGCGATGGATGATAGGTATCATTCTGAATTTAGTCGTCAAGACCGCTTCCACGACTTTGACCACAGGGATCGTGGCCGATACCAAGATCATTGTTTGGACAG AAGAGATGGTTCAAGAGGAATACCAGATCGAGATGGGCAGGTGGGTTATACCCAAATAACCGCTTCAgttaaaaagccaaacaaactgACCCCAAAGCGGAAAGAACACAGTGTGCATGCTGCCTGGTTCTTAAATGCAACGACCACTGGGTTTAAACTGAGCAGATGTTCAAGCAGCAACTGA
- the LOC141734222 gene encoding scaffold attachment factor B2-like isoform X5, whose protein sequence is MAESQSAAGQGEPASVGGSGVSSSESENRRRLSELRVIDLRAELKRRNLDSSGNKSVLTERLRKAIEEEGGNPDEIPVVSENIMKKTPKRSSKGRRPDEEGVEDNGLEEDSGDGQEDIEASLDNLQDIDMMDISVLDEAEIDNGNAVDCGEDYSADNILDSLSDSKENADAEVKELPDQPTEYAMGNLEASPQFSEIKEESREIPIVMVEVEDVGNSLGASSSDLTVIKELGELPLEPENEKILDILGETCKSEPLNEETYEAERPHAQEASNVVPGKRLAEEEDALAATQLEEDALDLDSKSAQAMARKEAKRLVVAKGETREQTIEEEKPDSESLVVETLSDQSSKRSQGLEASSGETAEKGAGPEGQDSKEDGKKTEDKANSEESPATKESSSSEGGDQKKSPVEEDRDTKIISKDDKGRAGSGSGRNLWVSGLSSSTRATDLKNLFSKYGKVVGAKVVTNARSPGARCYGFVTMSTSEEATKCINHLHRTELHGKMISVEKAKNEPAGKKPSDKKEGETRKEKDKHHSAESKSENLGLAATLNRAYKYALASAQQHGRSVGTKKEEKTDKKDDAKKSEKDGKDEKEGKEKDEQKAGSSDRSRASKSVSRGTERTVVMDKSKGEPVISVKTSTSKERSTKSQDRKSESKEKQDILSFDKIKEQRERERQRQREREIRETERRRERERREREQRLQAIHERDERQRLQRERERLEFQRQRLDRERLERERLERERMHIEQERRREQERIQREREELRRQQEQLRYEQERRSAMRRPYDPDGRRDDPYWPEAKRMAMDDRYHSEFSRQDRFHDFDHRDRGRYQDHCLDRFTA, encoded by the exons ATGGCGGAGAGTCAGTCAGCGGCCGGGCAGGGAGAACCTGCCTCCGTGGGTGGGTCGGGAGTCTCCAGTTCGGAGTCGGAAAACCGGCGGCGGCTGAGCGAGCTGCGCGTCATAGACTTGCGGGCGGAACTCAAGCGCCGCAATTTGGACAGCAGCGGGAACAAGAGCGTCCTGACGGAGCGGCTCAGGAAG GCTAttgaggaggaaggggggaatcCTGATGAAATTCCAGTAGTTTCAGAAAATATCATGAAGAAAACTcccaaaagaagcagcaaag GACGTAGACCAGATGAAGAGGGAGTAGAAGATAATGGCCTGGAAGAGGATTCGGGAGATGGACAG gagGATATTGAAGCAAGTTTGGATAACTTGCAGGATATTGACATGATGGATATTAGTGTGTTAGATGAAGCTGAAATAGATAATGGCAATGCGGTAGATTGCGGAGAGGATTACAGTGCTGATAATATTCTTGACTCACTGTCTGATAGTAAAGAAAATGCTGATGCAGAAGTGAAAGAACTTCCAGATCAGCCTACAGAATATGCTATGGGTAACTTGGAGGCATCCCCACAATTCTCAGAAATTAAAGAAGAATCAAGAGAAATACCAATAGTGATG gTAGAGGTTGAAGATGTTGGAAACAGTTTAGGTGCTTCTTCGTCTGATTTAACCGTAATAAAG GAACTTGGAGAGTTACCTTTGGAGCCAG aaaatgagaaaatactcgACATTTTGGGGGAAACTTGTAAATCTGAACCACTTAACGAAGAAACTTACGAAGCGGAGCGGCCACATGCACAGGAAGCAAGTAACGTGGTGCCAGGCAAGAGGCTAGCAGAGGAAGAGGACGCTCTTGCTGCCACTCAGTTGGAGGAAGATGCTTTAGATTTGGACAGCAAATCAGCACAAGCTATGGCAAGGAAGGAAGCAAAGCGTTTAGTTGTAGCAAAAGGGGAGACAAGGGAACAGACAATAGAGGAAGAGAAACCGGACTCTGAATCTTTAGTAGTAGAGACCCTAAGCGATCAGAGTAGCAAACGCTCCCAAGGCCTGGAAGCCTCTAGTGGGGAAACAGCGGAGAAAGGCGCAGGTCCCGAAGGCCAAGATAGCAAAGAAGAtggcaagaaaacagaagacaaagctaATTCTGAGGAATCCCCTGCCACTAAAGAGTCCTCAAGCAGTGAGGGCGGTGATCAGaaaaagag CCCTGTTGAGGAGGACAGAGATACAAAGATAATCTCAAAGGATGATAAAg GCCGCGCGGGTAGTGGTTCTGGCAGGAATTTGTGGGTTAGTGGACTTTCATCCTCTACTAGAGCTACAGACTTGAAGAATCTTTTCAGCAAGTATGGGAAG gtgGTTGGTGCAAAAGTAGTGACAAATGCTCGCAGTCCTGGTGCTCGCTGTTACGGCTTTGTTACGATGTCAACATCTGAAGAAGCCACTAAGTGCATTAATCATCTCCACAGAACAGAGCTGCATGGAAAAATGATTTCTGTGGAAAAG GCAAAAAATGAACCAGCTGGAAAAAAGCCGTCAGACAAAAAGGAAGGtgaaacaaggaaggaaaaagacaagcATCATTCTGCAGAGTCCAAATCTGAGAA CTTAGGATTGGCTGCTACACTTAATCGTGCATACAAGTATGCATTGGCTTCTGCACAGCAGCATGGAAG GTCTGTTGGTACTAAGAAGGAGGAGAAGACTGATAAAAAAGATGATGctaagaaatcagaaaaagatggaaaagatgaaaaagaaggaaaagagaaagatgaacaAAAGGCCGGATCCTCTGATAGATCTAGGGCAAGCAAATCAG tGAGTCGAGGAACTGAGAGGACAGTGGTAATGGATAAATCTAAAGGAGAACCAGTTATTAGCGTGAAAACTTCTACATCAAAAGAGAGG AGTACAAAAAGCCAAGATCGCAAATCTGAGAGCAAAGAGAAGCAAGATATTTTATCGTTTGATAAAATCAAAGAGCAGCGAGAACGTGAACGTCAGAGACAGAGGGAACGAGAAATCAGGGAAACGGAAAGACGCCG agagagagagaggcgaGAACGAGAACAACGTCTTCAAGCTATTCATGAGCGGGATGAAAGACAGAGGCTCCAGAGAGAGCGAGAGCGACTTGAATTTCAAAGGCAGCGTCTTGACAGAGAGCGCTTGGAGAGGGAGAGattggagagagaaagaatgCACATAGAGCAGGAACGGAGACGAGAACAGGAACGAATTCAGCGGGAGAGGGAAGAGCTGCGACGTCAGCAGGAACAGCTGCGCTACGAACAAGAACGGCGATCTGCCATGAGAAGGCCTTATGATCCTGACGGCAG GCGAGATGACCCATACTGGCCAGAGGCAAAGCGAATGGCGATGGATGATAGGTATCATTCTGAATTTAGTCGTCAAGACCGCTTCCACGACTTTGACCACAGGGATCGTGGCCGATACCAAGATCATTGTTTGGACAG ATTTACAGCCTAA